A region of Nitrospirota bacterium DNA encodes the following proteins:
- a CDS encoding helix-turn-helix domain-containing protein, whose protein sequence is MKESEPIKKRLFNIREVAEYTGLSVHTHYAMVSQRRIPYVKAGRLTKFDLKAIDAWIERNSVKPSARTNGNVKTGNAP, encoded by the coding sequence ATGAAAGAATCAGAACCGATAAAAAAGCGCCTTTTCAACATTCGCGAAGTGGCGGAGTATACGGGACTCTCAGTCCACACCCACTACGCGATGGTCAGCCAACGCCGGATCCCATATGTCAAGGCAGGCCGGCTGACCAAATTTGATCTCAAGGCGATCGATGCATGGATCGAGAGAAACTCTGTAAAACCCTCGGCACGAACAAACGGGAATGTGAAAACCGGCAACGCACCTTAA
- a CDS encoding YkgJ family cysteine cluster protein, with the protein MPQFYKSRLPVLASRWFDRAKAALLGELPCRKGCYQCCFGPFAVTVRDIAELQLGLAEMDPARRDTMQELARRHIAAIEARYPRLAESPWLDDWPDAEIDRLAAEFAELPCPALQPDGSCGVYPFRPVTCRMMGIPVEEGETVHGACAVQTFVPVLRLSRSLRQEEEHLARQEADELDRLRRDRRISGEEVLLPYGFLPDRAPETLRGHLDRA; encoded by the coding sequence GTGCCTCAGTTCTACAAGAGCCGTCTTCCGGTCCTCGCTTCCCGGTGGTTCGACCGAGCGAAAGCCGCCCTCCTCGGCGAGCTGCCCTGTCGCAAAGGTTGTTATCAATGCTGTTTCGGCCCGTTCGCCGTCACCGTGCGGGATATTGCGGAATTGCAACTGGGGCTGGCGGAGATGGACCCCGCGCGGCGGGACACGATGCAAGAGCTCGCCCGCCGGCATATCGCCGCAATCGAAGCCCGTTATCCCCGTCTCGCCGAATCCCCTTGGCTCGATGACTGGCCCGATGCGGAGATCGATCGACTGGCGGCCGAGTTCGCCGAGCTTCCCTGTCCCGCGCTCCAGCCGGACGGCAGTTGCGGCGTTTATCCGTTCAGGCCGGTCACCTGCCGGATGATGGGCATTCCCGTGGAAGAAGGGGAGACAGTCCACGGGGCCTGCGCGGTGCAGACCTTCGTTCCAGTCTTGCGCCTCTCCCGCTCGCTGCGTCAAGAAGAGGAACACTTGGCGCGGCAGGAAGCCGACGAACTGGATCGCCTGCGCCGAGACCGGCGGATCTCGGGAGAGGAAGTGCTGCTGCCTTATGGATTTCTCCCCGACCGAGCGCCGGAGACTCTCCGCGGCCACCTGGACAGGGCGTGA